A window of Heterodontus francisci isolate sHetFra1 chromosome 2, sHetFra1.hap1, whole genome shotgun sequence genomic DNA:
TCCTTAAAGCGGAGTCGCGCTGACGTAATCGGGATAAAGTTAGGCCTGAATGTCGCAGCTGGAATTAAAgctgcaggagtgagagagagaaagagaggggagggattGGATCCTATCCCCGGGTCCAGGGTGCTGTAGGAGCCGGTGATGACAGCGACTATTTTTAACCGCCAGCATCATCCGCCATCGGCCCCGGCAGCTGATATAAAAGGGCGGCCCACCGCTGCGACATGCATCTCTACAGCAGCGTGTTGACGCACTACCCCGGGGCCGCCTTCAAAGTTTCCATCCCCGTGGCGGAGAAAGCGTCTGTCGAGGGCTCGACTGTCGGAATAAAGACTGAGCCCACCTGTTCCGCCGCCGCTATGCCCGCCTTCTCGTCGTGTGATCTGCTCCCGCCAGGCCTGGGCTCGGGCCCACACCTCTACACCTCCACCGCCAGGATCCCCCTGCGGCCGCTGGAGAGGATTGTGCCGATCCAGATGCTGAGCGAGAGAGCGCAGGCCGAGCATTCGGCCCAGGCCCCTGGCCAGGGCGTTTGGCTGGAGGACATGCTGACGGAAGGATCCCGGAAAGTTCTGGTAAACACCGAGGAACTGATCCAGGACGGGAAATCGGGCGATGGGCAGTCCGGGAGTGAGCCCGGCCTGATGGGCCACCAGCCAAACCTGGCCTTCCGACCCAGCTCGGAAGGGGCTGAAACTCCCTTCCACCCGTCGGACTGTGACGGCATCGAGCGAGGACACCAGGACTGGGCCGGGACGGGGCAGCGAGCCCCGGAGGCGGCTGAACTCGAGAGCAGCAGCGCCTGGGATCCTGATGGTGGCTACAGGACCGTGGACCTGGTGGTGGAGAACAAGGCGGATAAAAACGACAAGTTTGCACGTTACCTGGCGGAAGTGGAAAAGCAGAATAGTTACCTGAGGGAGCGACAGAAATACAGGTTTCACATTATTCCAGACGGCAACTGTTTGTATAGGGCCGTGAGTAAAGCAGTGTATGGCGACCAGAGCATGCACAAGGAACTGAGGGAGGAAACGGTCCATCACATCGCAGATCACCTGGACGAGTTTAACCCCATCATCGAAGGGGATATTGGGGAGTTTTTGATCAATGCTGCTCAGGATGGGGCTTGGGCTGGTTATCCAGAGCTACTGACTATGAGTCAGATGCTGAACATTAATATATACTTGACCACCGGAGGTAGTCTGGAAAGTCCAACTGTTTCCACCATGGTGCATTGCCTTGGCCCAGAAGATCAATCAAAATCCAGCATATGGTTAAGTTGGCTGAGCAATGGACATTACGATGCTGTGTTTGATCAGTCTCTACCCAACCCAGAGTACGAGACCTGGTGCACACAGACACATGTTCAGCGGAAACGAGACGAGGAGCTGGCTAAGTCCATGGCAGCATCTCTTTCAAAAATGTATATTGAGCAAAATGGTTGCTTTTAAGTCATTTTTCCACACTACGATGTTTGAAAGGACTTGAGGTTCTCTGCACCCGCTGATGAAACTGATATGAGCAAGACGAGCAGCGTGAAGCAGAAATGTTAAGATTGTTAATATGGTTTTTATTTATATTTATATGCTTAAACATTCTGATCGGGCTAACGGCACTTTAAATGGGTCATGAAATCAACTGTATAAGTAACGCCTTAATTCAACGTGAATTCCTGGATGTTTTATCAAATGAACTCAAACGAATGAAGGTTGTGGCGCACCTGAATTTTTAATCGGGTTTATTGGAGTTAAGAGACCATAGGATTGAATGGGACATCACTGTCTCATTAGACATgttttttttatcttaaatttctgATGTTTGGAAAACAACTGATGTTTAGTCTCTGCTTTGGAGAGATTTTTTTCTCGAGAACACTTTTTAGACTGTTTATATTGCATTTTTGTGCAATTGCTGGTTTGTCACTGTAATACCTCCTTCGTTACGTTCTCATATTTGGTATTCTGGCAGGTGGCTAGTTGCCACTAAATTGCCACCTTGATTTTATAATTGGATAGAAGTTTAAAATCTTTAAAGTTTAGCTACAATTACTAATTTTGTTACTGTCTATTACCTGCCATCTCACTGATGCTGACTTTTATACGCTGTCCAAGATGTATTGAAGTTTTAACTTCCTAAAGTAGTTTGCAGGGTCGAACTTGTAAACAGTTTGCAATTACTGTATTTGTATtgattatataaaaaaaaattaatcaAAGTGGAATGAATAAAAGTTGTGTAACATTTCTCAAGCTTGAGACTAAATATTTGTTGTACAGAAACAAGAGCTTTTGCTATGAGACCCAGcatacatagaaagtaggagcaggagtaggccattcggtccttggagcctgctttgccattcattatgatcatggctgatcattcagctCGGTAACcttttcctgctttcgccccatatccagtATAGATTCATGAACTTTGAGGAAGAATATGAATGAAAAGCCATGAACTATGAGAGTTGAAGCTGCTAATTAAACTGCAAATATGAAGAATAGTAAAAGTTTGAAAAGAGTGCAGGATTCAAACCAAAAGAAGCAATATAATTATGTAATGTTGATGCAGGATTAAATATTGTGTTGTGTTCTGCTTTGGATAATTAGTCGATTTATGGTGATTTGAGTAGGGCATGCCAGTAATtactaaatccaataaagaattcaggagaagcttctttacccagagagtgaagaGGATGTGGAACATGCAgcaattgaggcaaatagcatatgtACCTTTTAAGGGCAAGTtagctaagtacatgagggagaaacgaATACAAGGTGAGATAAAATAGGCTGGAGGGAAGTTCATGTAGAGCACAAACACAGATCAGTCGGGCTGAATAACtcttttctgtactgtaaattctatgtaatacagAGCTATTAAATTTGCGCTGCAGCTACCAATCTGGTATAAAGTAAAACATACTAGTACCCTGTTTAAGCATTTAAATGTAAATATTAGAGTACGGTAGCAACAAGaacgatacctggactacaggggttaagttacgaggagagattacagaagttaggcctgttttcgctagaatttagaaggttatgggttgatctgatcgaagtcttcaagatattaacaggaaaagacagaccAGATAaaggataaactatttccactggttggagattcttaaaattagggggcatagtcttaaaaaattaggaccagaccattcaggagagatgtcaggaagcacttcttcatgcaatgggtggtagaggtttggaactctctgccacaaacagcagttgaagttagaacagttgttaattttaaatctgagatagatttttgctaagcaaagatgttaagggatatgggccaaaggcaggtatatggagttaggccacggatcagctacgatctcattgaatggtgggacaggctcgaggggctgaatggcctactcctgttcctataacatTTGTAAACTTTTTAAGAAGTATGCTGGAGTTCCGAGGCACCCCATGAAGATTTTTTTGAGCTGCATTTGACACACCACTCCAGTGGGCTGTTGAACTGCAGTGGTGTGAGACTACCTCCTCAATTTTATATTGATCAGAAGCAGA
This region includes:
- the LOC137348442 gene encoding OTU domain-containing protein 1 is translated as MHLYSSVLTHYPGAAFKVSIPVAEKASVEGSTVGIKTEPTCSAAAMPAFSSCDLLPPGLGSGPHLYTSTARIPLRPLERIVPIQMLSERAQAEHSAQAPGQGVWLEDMLTEGSRKVLVNTEELIQDGKSGDGQSGSEPGLMGHQPNLAFRPSSEGAETPFHPSDCDGIERGHQDWAGTGQRAPEAAELESSSAWDPDGGYRTVDLVVENKADKNDKFARYLAEVEKQNSYLRERQKYRFHIIPDGNCLYRAVSKAVYGDQSMHKELREETVHHIADHLDEFNPIIEGDIGEFLINAAQDGAWAGYPELLTMSQMLNINIYLTTGGSLESPTVSTMVHCLGPEDQSKSSIWLSWLSNGHYDAVFDQSLPNPEYETWCTQTHVQRKRDEELAKSMAASLSKMYIEQNGCF